In the Flagellimonas sp. MMG031 genome, one interval contains:
- a CDS encoding sugar-transfer associated ATP-grasp domain-containing protein, whose product MEFLTLWRQKKELPLYYFKYLYRRDVTNISDYLSTKEAGKIQRSPKLHRTEYMAIMSNKLLFSLFCKQNGIPTPELVSYNFGSNFYFGNKSYKVTKNQELVSFFGKVLDSSKKDRLFLKPFSLFGGKGACIIRKSHMEEDIHKNADLLLANDYIHEDVLIQHKEIDKINSSCINTLRIETYIDKSGKINIMNVFMRFGVGDNIVDNGHSGGIYVGVDRTNGKLKEVAMEEAHFGGRDFYSHPNSDYPFKDFIVPFFKESCELVIKATEFLPDRYIGWDVAITLNGPVIIEANEFPDLFMSDTAYGGYLKNPLLKEILSEAS is encoded by the coding sequence ATGGAATTTTTGACTTTATGGCGTCAAAAAAAGGAATTGCCTTTATACTATTTTAAATATTTGTACAGAAGGGATGTAACCAATATATCAGATTATCTAAGCACCAAGGAGGCTGGCAAAATTCAAAGGAGTCCAAAATTGCATCGAACGGAATATATGGCAATCATGTCGAACAAATTGTTGTTCTCTTTGTTTTGTAAACAAAACGGTATTCCCACACCAGAATTGGTGAGTTACAACTTTGGATCAAATTTTTATTTTGGAAATAAAAGCTATAAGGTTACCAAAAATCAGGAATTGGTAAGCTTTTTTGGAAAGGTTTTGGACAGTTCAAAAAAGGATAGATTGTTCCTTAAACCTTTTTCACTTTTCGGTGGTAAGGGTGCTTGTATCATTCGGAAAAGTCATATGGAGGAAGATATACACAAAAATGCAGATTTGTTGTTGGCCAATGACTATATACATGAGGATGTATTGATTCAACACAAGGAAATTGATAAAATAAATTCAAGTTGTATCAACACACTTCGTATTGAAACCTATATTGATAAAAGTGGTAAAATCAACATCATGAATGTTTTTATGCGATTTGGTGTTGGGGACAATATTGTTGACAATGGCCATTCTGGAGGTATTTATGTTGGAGTCGACAGAACAAATGGCAAATTAAAGGAAGTTGCCATGGAAGAAGCTCATTTCGGTGGTCGTGACTTTTACAGTCATCCGAACAGTGATTATCCATTTAAGGATTTTATTGTTCCCTTTTTTAAGGAAAGTTGTGAGCTGGTGATCAAGGCCACAGAATTCCTTCCAGATAGATATATTGGCTGGGACGTGGCAATAACACTGAATGGTCCGGTAATTATTGAGGCAAATGAATTTCCAGACCTTTTTATGAGCGATACAGCCTATGGCGGTTACCTCAAGAACCCATTGTTAAAAGAAATATTATCTGAAGCATCCTAA
- a CDS encoding tyrosinase family protein: protein MKKHLLFTCFLIGCFFIANSQSIRKGFDEMTDYEIAELVNAFYDLRNGPDLFNDIATFHGQFFNYDGTFDPTRLDLHFNLPEEPEREIFLAWHRRVVFELEQAVQDINPELSIGYWNSTIYQSPTDVVWDEEFLGSFDVNWGLNRNLGGDPRLPTPLELSNLLTETDFFEFSNVLERQNVHRGGHVWTGGAMPTPVSPRDPIFFFHHSFVDKVWQDWEEIHGTSAFMTTSMLRYDGTYVFDGQTYPSVDPNDITDSRVYGVFYAENGLAQLDNYIVSNTYNPEEIFYYQFNIEAGNNFLVPAGTAARFESVNEINLTPGFEASPGSSFQATIDTENNGTGKIAPLFTKTRAINPYPYSEKLYEPIVWEEGGDLLDDDTIILTAAPNPFTEKITIKLSKRKDCVIEVFNMMGKLIREEAFQNTDTMVIKNLYGLSSGFYVIRVTDANGNILVVKRIVKM from the coding sequence ATGAAAAAACATCTCTTATTTACATGTTTTTTGATTGGCTGTTTTTTCATTGCCAATTCGCAAAGTATTCGAAAGGGGTTTGATGAAATGACCGATTACGAAATCGCCGAGCTTGTTAATGCATTTTATGATTTACGAAACGGACCAGATTTATTCAATGATATTGCAACTTTTCATGGTCAGTTTTTTAATTATGATGGCACTTTTGACCCAACTCGGTTAGATCTTCATTTTAACCTACCGGAAGAACCCGAAAGAGAAATATTCCTGGCTTGGCACCGAAGGGTGGTTTTCGAATTGGAGCAAGCGGTTCAAGATATCAATCCAGAACTAAGTATTGGGTATTGGAATTCAACAATATATCAATCTCCAACCGATGTAGTTTGGGATGAGGAATTTTTAGGGAGCTTTGACGTGAATTGGGGATTGAACAGAAATTTAGGAGGTGACCCCAGACTACCCACACCACTAGAACTTAGTAATTTATTAACAGAAACAGATTTTTTTGAATTTTCAAATGTTTTGGAAAGGCAAAACGTGCACCGAGGTGGACACGTATGGACGGGAGGTGCTATGCCTACTCCTGTATCGCCAAGGGATCCAATCTTCTTTTTCCACCATTCTTTTGTGGATAAAGTTTGGCAAGATTGGGAAGAAATTCATGGAACCTCAGCATTTATGACCACATCTATGTTAAGATATGATGGTACTTATGTTTTTGATGGTCAAACATATCCCTCAGTAGATCCCAATGACATTACAGATTCAAGGGTTTATGGGGTGTTTTATGCGGAAAACGGTTTGGCCCAATTGGATAATTATATCGTGAGCAATACGTATAATCCAGAAGAGATTTTTTATTACCAATTCAACATCGAGGCTGGAAACAATTTTTTGGTTCCAGCAGGAACGGCTGCGCGATTTGAATCTGTGAATGAGATCAATCTGACTCCAGGATTTGAGGCGTCCCCAGGATCATCATTCCAGGCCACTATCGATACGGAAAATAACGGAACAGGAAAAATAGCTCCTTTGTTTACAAAAACTAGAGCCATAAATCCGTACCCGTATTCTGAAAAATTATACGAACCCATTGTTTGGGAAGAAGGTGGCGATTTATTGGATGATGATACTATAATATTGACTGCAGCACCCAATCCATTCACAGAAAAAATCACCATAAAGTTGAGCAAACGCAAGGACTGTGTAATTGAAGTATTCAATATGATGGGTAAATTGATACGGGAGGAAGCATTCCAGAACACAGACACCATGGTAATCAAAAACTTATATGGATTGTCTTCAGGATTCTATGTAATCCGTGTCACTGATGCCAATGGAAATATTTTAGTGGTCAAACGAATAGTGAAGATGTAA
- a CDS encoding heavy-metal-associated domain-containing protein: MKTTMITAIAILIMAMGHAQDKNKSVSFEVKGNCGMCKSRIEKASIKLKGVKFATWSPETKLFEAVIDERKITISDIQKRIAEVGHDSDGFTAPDSVYNKLPECCKYRDPASVHMDHGNKN; the protein is encoded by the coding sequence ATGAAAACAACAATGATCACTGCAATCGCAATTTTGATAATGGCCATGGGCCATGCTCAAGACAAAAACAAATCAGTTAGCTTTGAGGTAAAAGGAAACTGTGGTATGTGCAAAAGCAGAATTGAGAAAGCTTCAATAAAACTAAAGGGGGTAAAGTTTGCAACATGGAGTCCTGAGACCAAACTATTTGAGGCCGTAATCGACGAACGAAAGATCACGATTTCAGATATACAAAAAAGGATAGCCGAAGTGGGTCACGATTCTGATGGTTTCACTGCTCCCGATTCTGTTTACAACAAGCTTCCCGAATGTTGTAAGTATAGAGATCCGGCAAGTGTACATATGGATCACGGAAATAAAAATTAA